DNA from Kitasatospora acidiphila:
ACGAGCGCAACTCCGCAACGAGCTGCCAGACCGGACCGGGGATGCACGAACGCGGCGTAGCCGTTCGGCAACGCGATGGCGATACCGGTCGGGATGACGGCCCGCTCGCCGGGCTCGAGGTCGGCGTCGACGGCCGACACCAGGTCGGCGCCGGCGTCGCCCGGCTGGGCATAGCCGGGCAGCGGCAGCTCGGGGTCGAGCCGCCGGATCAGGATGTCGACCTCGGGACGGGCGGTGGTGCTCACGGGTTCACCTCAAAGGCTCTGGCGCGCTTCAGCAGATCGGGGTCGTCCAGGGCGGCCTTGATGTCCGCCGGGCGACCGTGCGTGGTGAAGTGTTCCAGTTTCACCTGAACGAAGAGTGCCGACGCCCGGATCGCGACCGGTCCGTCGGGTCCGCCGATCCGTCCCTCGCCCGCGGAGTAGACCTTGCGCCCGTGCACTCCGGTGACCCAGGCGTGGATGTGCAGGGTGGCGTCCACCGGCACCGGGCGGAGGAAGTCCGTCTCCAGGCGGCCGGTGACCGCGGCTGTGTGCAGCAGCCAGTTGAGCGAGCCCAGGGTCTCGTCCATCGCGGTGGTGAGGATCCCCCGTGCGCCAGGCCGGGGCCGCCCTGGTGGGCCGGCTTCACCACGAACTCGGCGATCACGTCGATGCCTTCGCCGGCCCGGATGTCCATCTGCAGTCCGCTGCTCTGCTGCGGTCCGCACCCGAAGCAGTGCACGTAGTGCGTGCCGAGGGTGGTGCCGGGCGCGGGGGCGTCGGGGTGGCGCACCGGCTCCGAGGCGTCCTCGGGCGGGGTGGTGGGGGTGCTCACGGATGCTCTGGGTACGGTCACGGGCCCGACCCTACTCATGAGTAGCCAGGATGCAATGGCCCACCGCCTCCAAGATCCAGCAATGCCTGGGACAGAATGGCGGTTATGTACGACGAACGCCTCACCGCACCCCGCTCCTGGTGGCTGCTGCCGGTCGCGGCCGGCCTGTCGCTCGCACTGATCCTGCTGAAGTTCGGTGCCGTGCCGGGGTTGGTCGGCCTGCTGGCGGGCTTCGTCGCGGCCGCGGTGGCGCTCAGCTCGTACGGCTCGGCGCGGATCCGGGTCGTCCAGGGGTCGCTGGTGGCCGGCCAGGCCCGGATCCCGGTCGAGGCACTGGGCGAGGCCCTGCCGCTGGACGCCGCCGAGACGGTCGCCTGGCGCTCCTCGAAGGCCGACCCCCGGGCCTTCATGCTGCTGCGCAGCTATGTGCGCACGGCACTGAAGGTGGAGGTGACCGACCCGGCCGACCCCACCCCGTATCTCTACCTCTCCACCCGCGACCCGCAGGCCCTGGCCGCGGCGCTGGACCAGGCCCGCGGCTGAGCCCCGGCCGCACGGCACGACACGCTGAGCCCCCGCCGCAGGGCACGACAAAGGGACGGTCCGTCAACTACGGACCGTCCCTTCGCCGTTCGAGTGCGCCCGAGAGGTTCGGGACGCAGGATCAGCCTCCGGCCCACCAAGGCGGGCCGGTCGGGGCGGTTTGCCGAGTCCGGCGGCGGTGCCGGGCACCTGTCCATCGGGATCGGGGGTGCGCCCAGATCTCAGGCGCAGTCGCGGCAGATCGGCTGACCGTTCTTCTCGTGGTCCAGCTGGCTGCGGTGGTGCACCAGGAAGCAGCTCATGCAGGTGAACTCGTCAGCCTGGCGCGGCAGCACCCGCACCGACAGCTCCTCACCGGAGAGGTCGGCACCGGGCAGGTCCATCGTCTCGGCGCCGTCGAAGTCCTCGATGTCGACAGGACCGGTCGACTTGTCGTTCCGGCGGGCCTTCAGTTCCTCGATGCTGTCCTCGTTGAGGTCGTCATCGGTCTTGCGTGGGGTGTCGTAGTCCGTTGCCATTGTTCGCTCTCCCCCTCTGGGTGTGTGCGGTATCTCCAGCGCACGTAACGCATGAGGGGCCGGTCTTGTGCCCGACCCGAGGCCGAGATTGTGCCTTACTTCAAGCCCTGTTACTCAATCGACACTCAGCGACGGGTCCGACCAGGTGATCCACACCACCTTCGAGGGACTCGCGGACAGTTGCCGACAGGGCTCGACAACGGCCCGATATCAGATACGGAAGGTGATGCTACGCCCTGCCGACCACCCGCACCAGGGGACCTTGACCCAGGTGGGAGGCGGATTCCCGACATCCGGGAGCGGCAAACCGGACAGCGTCTCCGATTACCGTCCGCAATGATCGGCTCAGCCGGGTCGATCACTCTGCGAGATCAGCCAAATGTGTACCGTGCCGGCATGTGACGTTCATCACAACGTGGGCAATTCGGACGAAATCGGCCGCAAGTGACCGGCTTCACTGCTCCTCGGAAGTGCCGCCAGTGGCGCCGGAAGCGCCCCCGGGTCACGCCTGCGCGGCCCTCGCGGCACGACGGGCCAGCAGGGCCGCCTGGCGCTCCTCGAACCGGGCAGCCTGGCCGTCCAGCCCCTCCAGGAAGAGCCCCAGCTCCTGCTGCGCCTGGATCCCGGCCGGCCCGAGGCCGCCGACCTCCAGCACCTTGAGGTGGCGCAGCACCGGCTGCAGCACGTCGTCGTGGTGGATCCGCAGGTTGTATATGCCGCCGATGGCGATCTGGGCGGCCGAGCGCTCGAAGCCGGGCATCCCGTGGCCGGGCATCCGGAACTCGGTCACCACGTCGCGGATCGCCTGCATGGCCAGGTCCGGGGTGAGCTCGATGGCCGCCTTGAGCAGGTTCCGGTAGAAGACCATGTGCAGGTTCTCGTCGTTGGCGATCTTCGCCAGCAGCTGCTCGCAGAGCGGGTCGCCGGACAGGTGGCCGGTGTTGCGGTGCGAGATCCGGGTGGCGAGCTCCTGGAACGCCACGTAGGCGATCGAGTGCAGCGCGCTGTGCGCGTTGTCGGACTGGAAGCCGGCGCCCATGTGGTCCATCCGGGCCCGCTCCAGGGCCACCGGGTCCACCGCCCGGGTGGCCAGCAGGTAGTCGCGGATGGCGATGCCGTGCCGCCCCTCCTCGGCCGTCCAGCGGTGCACCCAGGTGCCCCAGGCGCCGTCCCGCCCGAACAGGGTGGCGATCTCGTGGTGGTAGCTGGGGAGGTTGTCCTCGGTCAGCAGGTTGACCACCAGCGAGACCCGGCCGAGCGGGGTGACCTTGGACTGCGACAGCTCCCAGGCCTCGCCGCCGAGCACGCCGTCGAAGTCGCGCCCCTGGCTCCACGGGATGTACTCGTGCGGCATCCACTCCCGGGCGGCCTTGAGGTGCCGGTTCAGCTCGCCCTCGACCACCTCTTCCAGAGCCAGCAGCAGCCTGGCATCGGTCCATGCGGTCGAACCGGTGCGCTGAACGGGGGCAATGGTCACGACGGTGGCTCCTGGTGAAACGGGACGTGCGAGTGCACATGCGGGGTGCGGTACCTACGGTGTCGTACCTTACGGCAGCGTAGGTTACGGCAGCGTAAGTACTCGGCCCCGGATATGCCAAACGCCCTGCGCCGCCCCTTCTCGCAGGTGAGGGGCGCGCGCAGGGCGCTTCAGGAGGTTCGTGGACGGCTCAGGCGCCGGGGATCCGGACCCGCATGGTCAGTCCGCCGCCGGGCCGGGGCACCGCTTCGATCGAGCCGCCGTGCGCGCGCACCACCGAGCGCACGATCGACAGGCCCAGCCCCACCCCCTTGTCGCTGCGGGTCCGGTCGGCTCCCTTGAGCCGGCGGAACGGCTCGAAGATGTGCTCCAGCTCGTAGCCGGGCACCACGGGCCCGGTGTTGCTGACCACCAGCTCGCCGACCCCGCCGGGCCCGGGCGCCGTGGTGATCTCCACCCAGCCGTCCGGCACGTTGTAGCGCACCGCGTTCTGCAGCAGGTTGAGCGCGATCCGCTCCAGCAGCACCCCGTTGCCCGAGACCGCCACCGGGTTGAGCTCGGAGCGGATCTCCACCTCCCGGCCGGACGCCTCCGGCCGGACCTGCTCGACCGCCTGCAGCGCCACCTCGGAGAACTCCACCGGCCGCCGGTCGACCAGCTCGTTGTCGCTGCGGGCCAGCAGCAGCAGGCCCTCCACCAGCTGCACGCTGCGCTCGTTGGTGGCCAGCAGGGTCTTGCCGAGCTGCTGGAGGTCGGGCGAGGCGTTGGGGTCGGAGAGCTGCACCTCGAGCAGGGTGCGGTTGATCGCCAGCGGGGTGCGCAGCTCGTGCGAGGCGTTGGAGACGAACCGGCGCTGCGAGTCGAACGCCCGGTCCAGCCGGTCCAGCATGTCGTCGAAGGTGTCGGCCAGCTCCTTGAGCTCGTCGTCCGGGCCCTCCAGCTCGATCCGGCGGTGCAGGTCGGAGCCGGCCACCTCGCGGGCGGTGCGGGTGATCCGGCCGAGCGGGCGCAGCACCCGGCCGGCCATCGCGTAACCGGCCGCGAAGGCGATCACGGCGAGCCCGACCAGCACCGTGAGGGACTTGCGCAGCAGCGCGTCCAGCTCGGTGTGGGCTTGGGCGTTGAGCGAACCGCTGAGGTAGTGGTTGACGTCGTTGCCGGTGAGCACCTGGCCGTCGCCGGTGGTGATGTTCACGCCGGGGCCGAGCTTGATCTGGGGCAGCGAGATGTCCTGGAAGGCCTGCTCGACCATGAAGTAGGTGATCAGCAGCAGCAGCACCCCGGCCATCAGGAACATCCCGCCGTACAGCAGGGTGAGCCGGATCCGGATGGTGGGGCGGAACGGCAGCCAGCGCAGGCCGTCGCCGGGGTGGTACTGATCGGTCGGCAGCGGCGGCTCGACCGGGCGCGGCGGGTGCGGGGGCCGCGGCGGTGTCGGGTGCGAACTGCCGGAGGACCCGCCGGTGGTGGGCGGGGTAGTCATGGGTTCATCCCTCGGGTTGGGGTCAGATCCGGTAGCCGGAGCCGGGCACCGTGACGATCACGGCCGGGTCGCCGAGCTTGCGGCGCAGTGTCATCACGGTGACCCGGACGACGTTGGTGAACGGGTCGGTGTGCTCGTCCCAGGCCTTCTCCAGCAGCTGCTCGGCCGAGACCACGGCCCCGCCGGCCCGCATCAGGACCTCCAGGACGGCGAACTCCTTGGGGGCCAGCTGGATCGAGCGGCCGTCCCGGATCACCTCGCGGCGGCCCGGGTCGAGGCTGATCCCGGCCCGCTCCAGCACGGGCGGCAGCGGGACGGTGGCGCGGCGGCCGAGGGCGCGCACGCGGGCCACGAGTTCGCTGAAAGCGAACGGCTTCGGCAGGTAGTCGTCCGCGCCGATCTCCAGCCCCTCGACCCGGTCGCTGATGTCGCCGGAGGCGGTCAGCATGATCACCCGGGTGGCCAGGCCCTGGTCGACCACGCTGCGACAGACGTCGTCACCGTGCACCAGCGGTAGGTCGCGGTCGAGCACCACGACGTCGTAGTCGTTGACCGCGATCCGCTGCAGGGCGGCCTCGCCGTCGTACACCACGTCGACGGCCATCGCCTCCCGGCGCAGGCCGGTGGCCACGGCTTCGGCGAGCAGCTGCTCGTCCTCGACGACAAGAACCCGCACTGCGGTTGTCCCTTCTCCGGGGGCCACGCGCGGCGGGAGCGAGGTCCCGTGCGCGGGCCTGCGACTCCGACGGTCCCTCCATCCTGCCCCCTGTACGGGTAAAGCAGCGGTAAGTCGACCAGCGGCGACCCCTCGGAGTCGAACATCCGAGCGATCTCGGAGTGTGATGGCGGCAACTTTCCGTGATTTCTCCCGAATCGGAGGTTTCCCGGCCCGGGTGGTGGGGATGACGAGTGCAACCCGCGATCACGCCGTCAGGCAGTCGCACCCACCCGCCGCGCGTTCATCCGCACCGGCTGGGGGATCGCAAGCATCCACGGAGCGGCCCAGGCGCCGCACCCGTGCCCGCACCGGAGCCAGCACCGGTCGGGTGCAGCCGCTGGACCACCGTCCCTCCCAACCGGAGAACGCCGACCGCGCACGTCCGACACCGTAAGGGGGTCTGCCGCATGGACGCCTTCACCGCCGGAATCCTGCAGCGCATACGCAATGCCGAGCAGGATCTGCACCGTGCCCTCGAAGCCGGGGACGAGTTCCTGGCCGAGGTCGAACAGTCCGAACTGGAAGACCTGCGCCGGATCGCCGCCGACCACGGCGTCGACCCGCTGCTGGCGCTGCCCCGCAGCGCCTGACCCGGGCGCCCGCCAGCCGGGCGACTCCCGAACACCAGGGCCGGTCGACCGGCCCCCGACACGTGGTGAAACCCCGGTGCGATCCTCGCACCGGGGTTTCGCTGCCATCGGGCCGTCGGAATCCGGCGTTCCGCGGGCCCTCGTCAGTCGTGCCAGGCGCCCAGCTCGTCCAGGCGGGCCTGCAGCCGCTCGAAGGTGCCGGGCGGGGCCGCCACCAGCAGCTCCCGGGTGGCCTCGGTGCTCGGCCGGCCGCCGGTGCGGGCACCCGCCTCCCGGGCGATCAGGCCACCGGCCGCCTGGTCCCAGGGGGCCAGCCCGCGCTCGTAGTAGCCGTCCAACCGGCCCGCCGCCAGATCGCACAGGTCCACCGCCGCCGCACCACCGCGCCGGATGTCCCGCACCTCGGGCATCAGGGCGTGCAGCACCTCGGCCTGGTGCACCCGGGCCGGCAGCACGTAGTTGAAGCCGGTGGCGATCAGCGCCTGCCCCCACGGCGGGGTCGGCCGGACCGCCAGCGCGCGGCCGTCCAGCAGTGCGCCGCGCCCCCGCACGGCCTGGAACAGCTCGCCCCTGGCCGGCGCGAAGACCACCCCGACCACTGCCTCACCGTCCAGCTCGGCGGCCACGCTGACGGCCCAGTTGGGCAGCCCGTAAAGGTAGTTGACGGTGCCGTCGAGCGGGTCGACGACCCAGCGCACCCCGCTCCCGCCGGTCCGCTCGGTGCCCTCCTCACCCAGGTAGCCGTCCTGCGGGCGGCGGCCGGTGATCAGCTCGACGATCAGCTTCTCGGAGGCCAGGTCCATCTCGGTGACCACGTCGACCGGGCTGCTCTTGGTCGCCGCCACCCCGAGGTCGGCCGGGCGGCCGTCGCGCAGCAGCTCGCCGGCCCGTCGGGCCGCCTCCAGGGCCACGTCCAGCAGCTCGTCCAGCAGGGTCTGATCGGGCACGGTGCTCCTCCGTCTGTGGTTTCGGGGTCAGGCCTGGGCGGCGGCCGGCCGGGGCGCCCGCGGGTTGGGGCAGCAGGCGGCCGGGCAGACGTCGTGGCCGGCCCCGAGCCGCCCGAGCGCGCAGCGCGCCACCGGCACGCCCCGCTCGGTGGCCGCCCGCTCCAGCAGTAGCTCGCGCACCGCCGCCGCGAACCGCGGGTCGGCGCCGACGGTGGCGGCCCGGGCCACCGGCAGGCCGAGCTCGGCGGCCCGCGCCACGGCCTCGGTGTCCAGGTCGTACTTGACCTCCATGTGGTCCGAGACGAAGCCGATCGGCACCATCACCACGGCTGCCGCCCCGGCCTCCTGACGCTCCGTCAGGTGATCGCAGATGTCCGGATCCAGCCACGGGATGTGCGGTGCGCCGCTGCGCGACTGGTAGACCAGCTGCCACGGGCGGTCGGCCACGCCGGTGGCCCCCGCCACCGCCTCGGCCACCAGGTGCGCCATCTCCAGGTGCTGGGCGACGTAGGCGCCGCCGGGCGTGCCGCGGGCCGGGTCGTCGGGGGAGCCGGAGCTCTCGGCCATCGCGGTGGGGATCGAGTGGGTGGTGAAGGCCAGCTCGGCCCGGTCGCGCAGCCCGGCCGGCAGCTCGGCCAGCGCCGCCAGGGTCGTCTCGATCATCGGCTGGACGAAGCCCGGGTGGTTGTAGAAGTGGCGCAGCTTGTCCACGGTCAGCACGGGACGGCCCTCTTCGGCGAGCACGGCCAGCGCGTCGGCCAGGTTCTCCCGGTACTGCCGGCAGCCCGAGTAGCCCGCGTAGGCGCTGGTGGCCAGCACCGCGACGCGTCGGTGGCCGTCGTCGGCGATCTCGCGCAGCGCGTCGACCAGGTACGGCGCCCAGTTCCGGTTGCCCCAGTAGACCGGCAGGCCCAGACCGTGGTCGGCGAAGTCCTTGCGCAGCGCGGAGAGCAGGGCGC
Protein-coding regions in this window:
- a CDS encoding response regulator transcription factor, with translation MRVLVVEDEQLLAEAVATGLRREAMAVDVVYDGEAALQRIAVNDYDVVVLDRDLPLVHGDDVCRSVVDQGLATRVIMLTASGDISDRVEGLEIGADDYLPKPFAFSELVARVRALGRRATVPLPPVLERAGISLDPGRREVIRDGRSIQLAPKEFAVLEVLMRAGGAVVSAEQLLEKAWDEHTDPFTNVVRVTVMTLRRKLGDPAVIVTVPGSGYRI
- a CDS encoding DUF3093 domain-containing protein, translated to MAVMYDERLTAPRSWWLLPVAAGLSLALILLKFGAVPGLVGLLAGFVAAAVALSSYGSARIRVVQGSLVAGQARIPVEALGEALPLDAAETVAWRSSKADPRAFMLLRSYVRTALKVEVTDPADPTPYLYLSTRDPQALAAALDQARG
- a CDS encoding ferrochelatase is translated as MADAQTPTDPAPYDALLLLSFGGPEGPEDVVPFLENVTRGRGIPKERLAEVGQHYFRFGGVSPINEQNRALLSALRKDFADHGLGLPVYWGNRNWAPYLVDALREIADDGHRRVAVLATSAYAGYSGCRQYRENLADALAVLAEEGRPVLTVDKLRHFYNHPGFVQPMIETTLAALAELPAGLRDRAELAFTTHSIPTAMAESSGSPDDPARGTPGGAYVAQHLEMAHLVAEAVAGATGVADRPWQLVYQSRSGAPHIPWLDPDICDHLTERQEAGAAAVVMVPIGFVSDHMEVKYDLDTEAVARAAELGLPVARAATVGADPRFAAAVRELLLERAATERGVPVARCALGRLGAGHDVCPAACCPNPRAPRPAAAQA
- a CDS encoding DUF4193 domain-containing protein; this encodes MATDYDTPRKTDDDLNEDSIEELKARRNDKSTGPVDIEDFDGAETMDLPGADLSGEELSVRVLPRQADEFTCMSCFLVHHRSQLDHEKNGQPICRDCA
- a CDS encoding acyl-ACP desaturase, with product MTIAPVQRTGSTAWTDARLLLALEEVVEGELNRHLKAAREWMPHEYIPWSQGRDFDGVLGGEAWELSQSKVTPLGRVSLVVNLLTEDNLPSYHHEIATLFGRDGAWGTWVHRWTAEEGRHGIAIRDYLLATRAVDPVALERARMDHMGAGFQSDNAHSALHSIAYVAFQELATRISHRNTGHLSGDPLCEQLLAKIANDENLHMVFYRNLLKAAIELTPDLAMQAIRDVVTEFRMPGHGMPGFERSAAQIAIGGIYNLRIHHDDVLQPVLRHLKVLEVGGLGPAGIQAQQELGLFLEGLDGQAARFEERQAALLARRAARAAQA
- a CDS encoding inositol monophosphatase family protein, with translation MPDQTLLDELLDVALEAARRAGELLRDGRPADLGVAATKSSPVDVVTEMDLASEKLIVELITGRRPQDGYLGEEGTERTGGSGVRWVVDPLDGTVNYLYGLPNWAVSVAAELDGEAVVGVVFAPARGELFQAVRGRGALLDGRALAVRPTPPWGQALIATGFNYVLPARVHQAEVLHALMPEVRDIRRGGAAAVDLCDLAAGRLDGYYERGLAPWDQAAGGLIAREAGARTGGRPSTEATRELLVAAPPGTFERLQARLDELGAWHD
- a CDS encoding sensor histidine kinase; the encoded protein is MTTPPTTGGSSGSSHPTPPRPPHPPRPVEPPLPTDQYHPGDGLRWLPFRPTIRIRLTLLYGGMFLMAGVLLLLITYFMVEQAFQDISLPQIKLGPGVNITTGDGQVLTGNDVNHYLSGSLNAQAHTELDALLRKSLTVLVGLAVIAFAAGYAMAGRVLRPLGRITRTAREVAGSDLHRRIELEGPDDELKELADTFDDMLDRLDRAFDSQRRFVSNASHELRTPLAINRTLLEVQLSDPNASPDLQQLGKTLLATNERSVQLVEGLLLLARSDNELVDRRPVEFSEVALQAVEQVRPEASGREVEIRSELNPVAVSGNGVLLERIALNLLQNAVRYNVPDGWVEITTAPGPGGVGELVVSNTGPVVPGYELEHIFEPFRRLKGADRTRSDKGVGLGLSIVRSVVRAHGGSIEAVPRPGGGLTMRVRIPGA